The Candidatus Nezhaarchaeota archaeon sequence CTCAGCGGGCCATGGTTAACGTGAAGGAGCTGGCTGAGCACTATCGCGAAGTGGCAGAGTGGAGGAAGGAGTTCTTTAAGGCTAGGCGTACTGGAGATCATAAGCTAATGGCCAAGCTGATGAAGAGGCAAGCTTACATTAATAAGTTGAGCGCAGAAATAGCGGCGAAGATGACTAAACCCATGCTCATCTACATCATACCGCTATGGATAATATTCCTAATCCTCTACAACGTCTTTCAGGGGAACGTAGTCTACTTCCCTCTACTTAATCAGGGCCTTCCGTTCTGGATCTGGTACTTCGTCGTTAACGGCAGCCTGGTTCCTGTGATTCAGCGCCTGCTAGGGCTATCGTATACATCAACTGACTGAGCACGATAAACTATATTTAAGCCTCGTAGCTAAGCGTCACGGTGGCTACCCCTGCCTAGGCCTGCTCTTAAGACTAGGTCGAGGAGAAGGGTCTACGTCAAGCTCCCTGGAGGTGGGCTAAGGCTTCACTTTAAGCCTGAGAAGCCCGGCCCTGCTAGGTGTGCTTGGTGCGGCTCAATGCTCGGTGGCGTGCCCCGCCTACTACCTCACGAGCTTAAGAAGTTTCCGAGGAGCTCTAGGAGACCCACTAGGCCTTATGGAGGCCACCTCTGTCACTCTTGCCTAAGGCTAGGGCTTCAGAGAGCTATCCTGGAGGCCAAAGGGTGAGGGGCCCCGTCATAGCCGTCAGTGGCTTACCTGGGGCTGGCAAGTCCACGCTGGCTAAGGCCCTAGCTAAGGAGCTTGAGCTACGCTACTTATCTACTGGATCCCTCTTTAGATCCCTATCTAAGTCTAGGGGGGTGGGTTTGGTTGAAGCCCACTTCCTAGCTGAGCGAGATACCTCTCTGGACCTTGAGGTGGACTCCAGAGCTTATGAAGCGGCTCTTGAGGGAGGGGTGGTGGTTGATGGCCACCTCTCAGGCTGGCTTCTAAGTCGAGTGGCTGACCTCAAGATCTTTCTCACAGCTCCGTTAGAGGTCAGGGCGGCTAGAGTAGCTGAGCGCGATGGTCTCTCTCTCAAGGAGGCCATGGAGCAGCTGGTTAAGAGAGAGGAGAGCAATCGTAAGAGGTACCTTAAGCTCTATGGCATAGACATCAGCGACCTATCTTGCTTCGACATAGTTCTAAACACGGCTAAGTGGAGTAAGGAGGAGCTTGCCTCGCTCCTCGTCGCCCTAGCTAGGGCAGCCCTCAACTTAAAGCCGTAACGTCTCAGACGAAATAAGTGCTCCCTAGCCCTAGGGCCCCTGACGTAAACACATGCGGGCAGCTAGAGCTAAGCTTTAAAGCCTAGATCCTCAGCCAGCTCAGGGCTTGCCTTGCCAGCGATAGAAGTGGGTAGAGTTTGCGTAAAGACCACTGGGCGCGAAGCTGGATTGAAGTGCGTCATAGTGGACTTGCTTGATGAGAACTTCGTACTGATCACAGGCCCTAAGGAGGTCTCTGGGGTTAAGCGTAGGAGGGTTAACATTAAGCACCTCATGCCCCTTGAAGTGTTAATTAATATCCCGCGCGGGGCATCTGACGGAGAGGTCGAGAGGGCCTTAGAGAGGGAGGGCGTATTAGACTTAATGAGGGCTAAGGTCAAGCCTATGAAGGCTGGAGCCATGAAGAAGGCCAGCTCATCGTAAGTAGTTTTTTCAAGAGCTTCGTGAGGGTAGTATGTATGCAGCCTCCGCGGGTCTTAATTAAGGATGAAGAGGCCACCTCCTGGGACTACGGGAAGCGTCCAGAAGAGAGGCCTCTTCAAGAACACTTAGAGAAGGGAGTGATTAACCTCGATAAGCCTCCAGGCCCGACTAGCCATGAGGTCACCGCATGGGTTAAGAGGATACTTGGCGTTAAGCGGGCTGGGCACGGTGGGACCCTAGAGCCCTAGGCGGCGGGGGCATCCCAAGGTAACAGGCGTCCTCCCTATAGCACTAGGTAGAGCGAGGAAGCTCCTATGGCTTATGTCAAAGTTCTCTAAGGAGTATGTGTGCATCATGCAACTCCATGACTCTGTGGAAGAGTCAAAGATAACTGAAGTATTTAGTGAGTTCGTGGGCCCCGTCTATCAAAGACCTCCTCTAAAAGCCTCAGTTAAGCGTAAGTTGAGAGTTCGTAGGATCTATGGGCTGGAGGTCTTGGAAATAGAGGGAAGATATGTGCTGTTTAAAGTTAGCTGCGAAGCTGGGACCTACGTGAGGAAGCTATGTCACGACGTAGGCTTAGTGTTAGGCGTGGGGGCCCACATGAGGGAGCTTAGGAGGATTAGGAGCGGGGTGTTTAAGGAGGACGAGACGTTGGTGACTTTGCACAGGCTCAAGGATGCTTATGACCACTGGGTCGAGACTAAGGATGAGACGTGGATTCGTAAGGCTGTCCAGCCCATGGAGAAGGTCGTTGAAGAGCTGCCCAAGATTTACATTAGGGACTCAGCAGTAGACGCAGTATGTCATGGAGCTAGCCTAGCTGCACCGGGGGTACTTAGGCTGACGGACAATATAAAGGAAGGGTCTATCGTAGCCATAATGACGCAGAAGGATGAATTAGTCGCGCTGGCTGCGGCTGCGTGCTCAGCTGACGAAGTCCTTGAGAAGGAGCATGGAATAGTGGCTATTACTAAGAAGGTGGTTATGGAGCCTGGCACCTACCCTTCAGCGTGGAGGAGGAAGGTTTAAGCGAGTTAGACACGTGCTTGCCTTTAAAAGCACTAGCTAGCACGAGATTGAGATCGTAAAGCTTATTATGGCTCAGCTTGACCGTTAACGTATGCCCATCGTCCACGTGTACGTCTGGGCTGGATTTTCGAGCGAGGCTAAGAAGAGAACAATAGTAGGGGTGACTAGGGTTTTTGCTGAAATGGGCATACCTGCAGAGGCTGTCGAGGTCGTCATCCATGAGGTCCCAAAGGAGAGTTGGGGTATAGGTGGGGAGCCGGCGAGTGAGAAGCTTAGGCACGTTAAGCCTCCATGAGCTTTCGCAGTTGAAACGGGCCCCGAGGTCTTTAGTTAACTTCGGTCAGCACTAACAACGAGCATTCCAGCATAGATAGGCACACAGCACTAGTCGATGACGCTGCTAGGAGCGCTCCCTATTTTTCATTAGGGAGCATGGACGGTGTTAGATGAGACCTCTTTTTCTACGAATTACGAGGGGCCGTGAGGGCTTTAAAAAAGGATGTGAGCTTACGCAAGTAGCGTCGAAGTATAATTCCAACTTAACGACCGCTAAAGGTACCTCTCGCAGAACACTCCTCCCTTTTCTATATTTCGATGGAGTGAGGGCGGCAACACTCCTTAAATTCGAACGTGCATTTTTATCAGTGCGAGCGAAGTCCTCGCCTCATCCTTAAAGCCGTAATCCTGTATGAGCACGTTTCTAAGCTAGCTCCTTGCATTAAGAGTAGCGGCTCTCGCGTACGTGATTATACGACACTTGATCTGAAGCGTCAAAGGGCGCATTAAGGATAGCGTTGAAGGCGCCGGGGGTGGGATTTGAACCCACGCGCCCCGAAAGGGGCACCGGCTATCTAGCCTCGGTTCATTGCAATCTCGAGGCCGGCACTTTAGGCCGCTCAGTCACCCCGGCTTCACTAAGAGGCTACGTGGAGGCTGATATATTTATAGCGTCATGGCTTAACTATGAGGT is a genomic window containing:
- a CDS encoding AAA family ATPase — translated: MPKARASESYPGGQRVRGPVIAVSGLPGAGKSTLAKALAKELELRYLSTGSLFRSLSKSRGVGLVEAHFLAERDTSLDLEVDSRAYEAALEGGVVVDGHLSGWLLSRVADLKIFLTAPLEVRAARVAERDGLSLKEAMEQLVKREESNRKRYLKLYGIDISDLSCFDIVLNTAKWSKEELASLLVALARAALNLKP
- a CDS encoding EMC3/TMCO1 family protein; translation: MFEQLADIGLWIRQALGPWAEPPLSAVTIVAVCSVLTLIHFGTQRAMVNVKELAEHYREVAEWRKEFFKARRTGDHKLMAKLMKRQAYINKLSAEIAAKMTKPMLIYIIPLWIIFLILYNVFQGNVVYFPLLNQGLPFWIWYFVVNGSLVPVIQRLLGLSYTSTD
- a CDS encoding 50S ribosomal protein L34e, giving the protein MPRPALKTRSRRRVYVKLPGGGLRLHFKPEKPGPARCAWCGSMLGGVPRLLPHELKKFPRSSRRPTRPYGGHLCHSCLRLGLQRAILEAKG
- a CDS encoding tautomerase family protein; translation: MPIVHVYVWAGFSSEAKKRTIVGVTRVFAEMGIPAEAVEVVIHEVPKESWGIGGEPASEKLRHVKPP
- a CDS encoding 50S ribosomal protein L14e — translated: MPAIEVGRVCVKTTGREAGLKCVIVDLLDENFVLITGPKEVSGVKRRRVNIKHLMPLEVLINIPRGASDGEVERALEREGVLDLMRAKVKPMKAGAMKKASSS